The sequence below is a genomic window from Candidatus Zymogenaceae bacterium.
CGGGGAGGCTCGAGACAGCGGTAGATCGCTTAGGAAAATTGATTGAAACGGGTGCGGAAAAATATTACCTATCCTGGGCGAAAAAGACGCTGAAAGAGATCAAAAAGGAGCTTCTTGACCAGAAGAAGACGTAAAAGCAACTCGTACCACGATGAACGATACTATTGACGTGATTTGAATAGAGAAAGAAGAAGGGTATCGTATGGAACAGACGAAGGTTCGGCTCGAAGCGGTGGGGACTGCCGGTGGTGCTCCTGGTGACACTCCTGATCGCCTATCTCGATCGTCTGAACCTCTCACTGGCGCTGCCGAAGATCGCCGAGGAATTCGGCTGGACCGACGCCCAGATCGGCGAATACGGTGGTCTGCTTATCAGCATCTTCTTTGTGGGATACGGCCTGACGAACATGTTCGCAAGCCCCTTGGGCGAGAAGATGGGCGCCAGAAGAAGCCTGATTGTCATTATCATCCTCATTTCCATTTTCACCGCAATCACCGATGATATCGGCGGTCTTTACCGCCTTCGTCGCGGTTCGGTTCCTGCTGGGTGTCGGCGAGGGGATTCATTTTCCGATGATGAGTCTTTTGACGAAGACCTGGTTTCCCCCGAAGGAACGATCCCGGGCGAACGGCATCTGGATCAGCGGCGTGATGTGGTCCACCATCATTGCTCCGCTTGTGCTTGTGCCCGTTATCGGGTGGCTGGGGTGGCGGGGGATGTTCTACTTCCTCGGCGTTATGGGGATTATCATCAGCATTCCACTGGTTGTTGCCTTTGTGTTCAATAGCCCCAAATCACACCCGCGGATAACAAAAGCGGAAGTCGCGTATATAGAAGGCAATATGGAGCCGGAAGCGGAGATGGATGAGCGATTTAGTTCCCAGATCAAGGAGATCGCCAAAAAGCCGACGTACTGGATATTGATGCTGGCGGGCATTATGAACAACATGACGGCGTACGGGCTGATCATGTGGCTCCCCACCTATTTCGTCCG
It includes:
- a CDS encoding MFS transporter; this encodes MISAVFTAFVAVRFLLGVGEGIHFPMMSLLTKTWFPPKERSRANGIWISGVMWSTIIAPLVLVPVIGWLGWRGMFYFLGVMGIIISIPLVVAFVFNSPKSHPRITKAEVAYIEGNMEPEAEMDERFSSQIKEIAKKPTYWILMLAGIMNNMTAYGLIMWLPTYFVREQGLDFGKLTFVAAVPYLFSIAGIAVMAFLGDRTGRRSLLAGLGYIITAVITYFAATSPTIFMTVALFSAAVFFQMGFAPTSSQSSSISSRRRGWEQGPVFTTEWPC